One part of the Flavobacterium johnsoniae UW101 genome encodes these proteins:
- a CDS encoding class I SAM-dependent methyltransferase: MSDAPNSSTPNQERNTENWFTSWFDTPYYHILYKDRNYREAQIFMDNLTHYLNLPEKAKVLDLACGKGRHSIYLNQLGYNVLGADLSENSIAEANKNSNEHLHFKVHDMREPFEEKFDAIFNLFTSFGYFENDDDNLTTLKAIKESLSEYGFAVIDFMNVNQVIETLVPEEVKTVDGIDFHIKRYVEDGHILKEIDFEDQGRKYHFTEKVKALTLKDFQDLMDEAGIYLLDIFGDYKLKKFHKTESERLIMIFK; encoded by the coding sequence ATGTCTGACGCACCGAACTCATCAACACCAAATCAGGAAAGAAACACTGAAAACTGGTTTACATCATGGTTTGATACTCCATATTATCATATTCTGTATAAGGATAGAAACTATAGAGAAGCTCAGATTTTCATGGATAATTTAACGCATTATTTAAATCTTCCCGAAAAAGCTAAAGTTCTTGACTTAGCCTGCGGAAAAGGACGCCATTCTATTTACTTAAACCAATTAGGTTATAATGTTTTAGGCGCAGATTTATCTGAAAACAGCATCGCCGAAGCGAATAAAAACAGCAACGAACATCTTCATTTTAAAGTGCACGATATGCGCGAACCTTTTGAAGAAAAATTCGATGCCATTTTTAATCTTTTTACCAGCTTTGGTTACTTCGAAAATGACGATGATAACCTGACAACACTAAAAGCCATCAAAGAAAGCTTATCTGAATATGGTTTTGCGGTTATCGATTTTATGAATGTAAATCAGGTAATTGAAACTCTCGTTCCTGAGGAAGTTAAAACCGTTGACGGAATTGATTTTCACATCAAAAGATATGTAGAAGACGGACATATTTTAAAAGAAATTGATTTTGAAGACCAAGGCAGAAAATACCATTTTACCGAAAAAGTAAAAGCCTTAACTTTAAAAGATTTTCAGGATTTAATGGATGAAGCCGGAATCTATCTTTTAGATATCTTTGGAGATTATAAGCTTAAAAAGTTCCATAAAACTGAAAGCGAAAGATTAATCATGATTTTTAAATAG